In a genomic window of Shouchella clausii:
- a CDS encoding RNase H family protein: MIHVYTDGASAGNPGPSGAGLVFLKDGEAQEFRFHLGDKTNHEAEFAAVDIALEICLQKEGQQVAVRTDSKLVSDSIEKGHVKTKAYAGYLCSILDKIAQLELFFIMWVPSKQNKKADELARLAIREPKRLFR, from the coding sequence ATGATCCATGTCTATACGGATGGCGCCAGTGCTGGCAATCCAGGTCCTTCTGGAGCTGGGCTTGTTTTTTTAAAGGACGGCGAAGCACAAGAATTTCGTTTTCACCTTGGTGACAAAACGAACCATGAAGCTGAATTTGCAGCAGTTGATATTGCCCTTGAAATATGCCTTCAAAAGGAAGGGCAACAAGTGGCGGTACGTACGGATTCAAAGCTTGTCAGTGACAGTATCGAAAAGGGCCATGTGAAAACAAAAGCATATGCTGGCTATCTTTGTTCCATTTTGGATAAAATTGCACAACTGGAGCTTTTTTTTATTATGTGGGTGCCAAGCAAACAAAACAAAAAAGCGGATGAACTTGCACGCTTGGCCATTCGGGAACCAAAGCGGTTATTTCGATAA
- a CDS encoding DUF1273 domain-containing protein, with the protein MNKEGRAIHSLLVTGYKAHELGIFQESHQGVHYVKKTIENRLRPFIEEGTEWIITSGQLGVEQWAADVVFSLKETAYPHIKLAILPPFEGQEANWAQAAQERYAARLAMADFVECISKRPYEHVGQLRQKNDFLVQRTDGLLVLYDEEKQGSPLYYIASAKAQGKPIFYISPEEVEETVRQDQYDDFL; encoded by the coding sequence TTGAATAAGGAGGGACGAGCTATCCATTCACTGCTTGTAACAGGTTATAAAGCCCATGAATTGGGGATATTCCAGGAAAGTCATCAGGGGGTTCACTATGTAAAAAAAACGATTGAAAACCGGTTGCGCCCTTTTATCGAAGAAGGGACGGAGTGGATCATTACAAGCGGCCAACTTGGCGTTGAACAGTGGGCGGCGGATGTGGTCTTCTCCTTAAAGGAGACCGCTTATCCACACATAAAACTGGCGATATTGCCTCCTTTTGAAGGGCAAGAGGCGAATTGGGCCCAAGCAGCACAAGAACGCTACGCGGCAAGGCTAGCAATGGCTGATTTTGTAGAGTGTATCTCGAAGCGCCCATATGAGCATGTCGGCCAACTTAGGCAAAAAAATGATTTTCTAGTTCAACGGACGGACGGTCTGCTTGTTCTTTATGATGAAGAAAAGCAAGGTTCGCCATTATACTATATTGCTAGCGCCAAAGCTCAGGGAAAGCCGATTTTTTACATTTCTCCCGAAGAAGTCGAGGAAACGGTTCGCCAAGACCAATATGACGACTTTCTTTAA
- the gpsB gene encoding cell division regulator GpsB — protein sequence MSQMEIKLTAKEILDKDFKQSMRGYNQDEVDKFLDTVIQDYEAFQKKIEQLERENELLKQDLKKQTERPQRSQTVTAPSAGSTNYDILQRLSNLEKKVFGSKMYE from the coding sequence ATGAGCCAAATGGAGATTAAGCTTACAGCAAAAGAAATCTTAGATAAAGATTTTAAACAAAGCATGAGAGGGTACAACCAAGACGAAGTCGATAAATTTCTCGATACCGTCATTCAAGATTATGAAGCATTTCAAAAAAAAATCGAGCAACTTGAACGAGAAAATGAACTGTTAAAACAAGATTTAAAAAAGCAAACAGAACGTCCGCAACGGAGCCAAACCGTTACGGCGCCTTCGGCTGGCAGTACCAATTATGACATTTTGCAACGTCTATCCAATTTGGAGAAAAAAGTGTTTGGCAGCAAAATGTACGAGTAA
- a CDS encoding spore coat protein gives MFHKRPPHCCPPPRPVCKPNVKPAADCGCEAPNLPNMTLPTQTHELPAVVHPTKHNVVESTNEYIVPEIHPTHTTHVNNHVYKHIHKFPHSESVKENVQNLQFCEKPQATMPANVMPSNVKPSNVMPSNVMPTNTKPASTKQTAKTKSDMKPSGMMPFNGYEY, from the coding sequence ATGTTTCATAAACGTCCACCGCATTGCTGCCCGCCGCCTAGGCCAGTATGCAAACCAAACGTAAAGCCTGCCGCAGACTGTGGGTGTGAGGCGCCAAATTTGCCGAATATGACGTTGCCAACGCAAACGCATGAGCTTCCAGCAGTTGTCCATCCGACGAAGCACAATGTTGTTGAAAGCACGAACGAATACATTGTGCCAGAAATCCATCCAACCCATACGACACATGTCAATAATCATGTGTACAAACACATTCATAAATTCCCGCATAGCGAAAGCGTGAAAGAGAATGTGCAAAATTTGCAGTTCTGCGAGAAGCCGCAAGCGACGATGCCAGCAAACGTTATGCCATCAAATGTAAAGCCGAGCAATGTAATGCCAAGCAATGTGATGCCAACCAATACAAAGCCGGCAAGCACAAAACAAACCGCAAAAACAAAATCAGATATGAAGCCTAGTGGCATGATGCCATTTAATGGCTACGAGTACTAA